Within the Desulfovibrio sp. genome, the region CGCAAATGTCCTCTTCGTCCTCGATGATCACCTGCACCGGTCCCTGCCACAACGTCGCGATATCGCCATCAACTTCGGCCGGAACTTGGACACAAACCTCGGTCTCGATAGCGTCGGCGACTTCGAGACCCGCAGGGAGCGACATTCGATCGAAATCGCCGCAATCCAGCAGTTCGGTCTTCTTCTCGTTCACCGAAATCGTGTGGCGGAAACCGACGATATGCCGGAACCGGTCGTAGCTGGGATAGCCGTGGTATCCGATCTCATCGGTGTAAAGCGCCAAATCGGCGGGCTTGCTTTCCAGAAGCTGGGAAAGCACATGGTCCTGCACCCGTTCGAGATCGCAGACGGCGATGTTGGCACCGGCAGCGACCACCACATCCCGCGCGCCACCCCAGCGGCTGCCGTCTTCGTCCCGAGGGGTCCAGCCATTAAGAAAGAAGGTCGCTTCCGGCAACTGGATGCCGAGCGCCTGGGCCTCCATCCACAAATTGTGGGACAGCGAATGCCGGCCCGCTTCGGCGATCACACCGAACAGGGCGCGCCGCGCCTCGGTGGTCAATTCATCATAGAAGGCATTTCGAATGACCTGATCGCGGGTGGGCAGAACCAGTTGCAGATCAGCCGTATCCACCACGTCGATCACCGCGAAAAGCGGCGAACCATGCACTTGAACCACACTGAACTTTTGCCCATCCGGCAATGACCGCACCAGATGACCATGATAATTGATCAGCCCTTTGAAATAGCCCGACCACAACCCGTTTGTGCTACCGACCGGACATTTGTCCTTGAAGACATGAATGTTGCAGCCCCGCCAGTGCACGGTCTTGATCGCACCATCAGACAGGGACCGTTGCGTTACCGGCACCCCATTGATAGTTACCGCCACCGGATAGTAGAGCACGGCGTTCTGGATGACCTGGCGAAGGTCGGCTTCACCACGGCCCTGGCCACCGGTCACGTAATGCAGGACCGTCCCCGAGACGACGGGATCGGTATCGGGAACCACCGGGGCATCCTCCTGCCCCAAGAACACCGCCTTGGTCAACCTGACCGTAAACCCGGCCGAGCGAACCGTCACTCCACGGGTAGCCAGGCTGTAAAAGCCCATTCCGGCGGCATTTTCCATAACGT harbors:
- a CDS encoding ATP-binding protein; translated protein: MSHISRISGAVGPKVLVKADQLFNSSDETIIAELLQNCRRAGATAVDISLVPVEDGVAVTIRDNGKGIDDFQALVTFGGSNWDERTDVMENAAGMGFYSLATRGVTVRSAGFTVRLTKAVFLGQEDAPVVPDTDPVVSGTVLHYVTGGQGRGEADLRQVIQNAVLYYPVAVTINGVPVTQRSLSDGAIKTVHWRGCNIHVFKDKCPVGSTNGLWSGYFKGLINYHGHLVRSLPDGQKFSVVQVHGSPLFAVIDVVDTADLQLVLPTRDQVIRNAFYDELTTEARRALFGVIAEAGRHSLSHNLWMEAQALGIQLPEATFFLNGWTPRDEDGSRWGGARDVVVAAGANIAVCDLERVQDHVLSQLLESKPADLALYTDEIGYHGYPSYDRFRHIVGFRHTISVNEKKTELLDCGDFDRMSLPAGLEVADAIETEVCVQVPAEVDGDIATLWQGPVQVIIEDEEDICDASYVVRQTADPGQVVDILMDALFSYSDDGDAGSHDEQRSGAYEDARDKVMKRLRGQTEADVSSLLAGLEEIRWRFRFSEFKSLNIRQVHAKTDGMPASLRVELRLADGTKRAAAL